One genomic window of Solanum stenotomum isolate F172 chromosome 9, ASM1918654v1, whole genome shotgun sequence includes the following:
- the LOC125876946 gene encoding dirigent protein 17-like, which translates to MDFSGKENDVEESLPPGVFDIPGEPAVVINGLPPVSSNDDTFLPCPVVTDAESHKNIDFGQLFEGREVRKLFEDKYYNGKVTKFDEETGWFRVKYEDGDNEDLEWHELEEVLQPLDINIPLEEVVTKIIKKKPSSIEKFGGRT; encoded by the coding sequence ATGGATTTTTCGGGCAAAGAAAATGACGTGGAAGAGTCTTTACCACCTGGAGTGTTTGATATACCTGGAGAGCCGGCTGTTGTTATTAATGGGTTGCCTCCTGTTTCTTCAAATGATGACACCTTTTTACCTTGCCCAGTAGTTACTGATGCAGAATCACATaagaatattgattttggtcaaTTGTTTGAAGGAAGAGAAGTTCGCAAGTTATTTGAAGACAAGTATTACAATGGAAAAGTTACTAAATTTGACGAGGAAACTGGTTGGTTCAGGGTGAAGTATGAAGATGGTGATAACGAAGATCTTGAGTGGCATGAATTGGAAGAAGTTCTTCAGCCATTGGACATTAATATTCCATTGGAAGAGGTAGTTACAAAGATCATTAAGAAAAAACCGAGTTCTATTGAGAAATTTGGGggtagaacttga